The genomic segment TTTAATCCCGCTTCGTCGTAATGAGAGATGTTTCGCAGCGAAAGGACGATATCTTTGATGCGAGTGCTACCTTTGCGAGCCGATTTAATCAGTTTTTCGAGATCTCGAGTTAGGAAATCGAGATCGATTTCTTCGAGTCGTTCTTGGAGTGCTAGGGGCGGATTGGGATAGTAAAGTTGGTATTGGTTAATCAAACAGAGGAGTTCGCGAGTATAGCGATCGAGATGCTGGAGATTGGCATGAATAAAATTTACGGGGTTGTTGATTTCGCAAGCAAATCCAGCCACAAATTGCCCCAAAGCCGACATTTTCTCGCTTTTAATTAATTGAGCTTGGGTTTCTTGGAGATCGCGTAGTTTCAGTCGCAGTTCGAGTTGCGCGATCGCTTGTCGCCCCAGAACGCGCAAAGCATCGAGTTGTTCGGGACTGAGTTGTCGCGGACAGCGATCGATCGCGCAAAGCGTACCGATGGCGTAACCCTCTGGCGTAACCAGAGGCGTTCCTGCATAGAAACGAATATTAGGATCGGCGGTGACTAAAGGATTATCGGCGAACCGCTCGTCTTCAAGGGCGTTAGGAACCACGAATAGTTCGTCCGGTTGCGCGATCGCGTGGGCGCAAAAAGCAATATCTCGCGGCGTTTCAGCAGCCTCTAGCCCCAAATTGGACTTAAACCACTGTCGGTGGCGATCGACTAAACTTACCAAAGCAATGGGCGTACCGCAAATATAAGCTGCCAATTGAGTTAAATCGTCAAAGGCTTCCTCAAACTCGGTATCCAAGACGCGGTAACGATTCAGCGCTTGCAGGCGCTCTAATTCATTTTCGGGAATCGGTGGCGTTTTCATCAAAATATTGGGGCTGAAACCCCGTCCTTCTTGGGATGACATTCCGCCGGGAGAGATTGGAGAGAATAGGGGAATATCACTCTACAATCTTATCAGGTATTCTCAGGCGATTTTTGTTAATTAACTTGAGGGTTGTTTGCTAGCCACTTTCAACATGGCTTTGATTGCGTCCTAGTTTCTTTGCTTGATACAGGGCTGCATCCGCTCGACAAACTAAATTTTCGGGTTGGTTTTCTGGAGTCGGAATTATTGCTGCTATGCCTAAACTTAAGGTGACATAGGGACTCACTTCAGATTGAGGATGAGGAATTTTTAAAGATAGCACTGCTGTTCGTAGTAATTCTGATAATAAAAAAGCACCAGCTAAGGAGGTATTGGGTAAAATCACTACAAACTCTTCCCCCCCGTAACGAGCGACTAGAGCATCAGCTTGTTTGGGAACTTTTTCAATTGCTTGTGCCACTCTAAACAAACACTCATCTCCCCCTTGATGTCCGTAGTTATCGTTGTAGGATTTAAAATAATCAATATCAATCATAATTGCAGCAATAAACTTTTGTGACTTGATGTGTCGGTTCCATTCTTTTTTAATTAATTCATCAAAATAGCGGCGATTTGGGATTTGAGTAAGCTCATCTAAAATTGCAAGTTTCAATAACTTTTGGTTGGCTTTTTGCAGGGCTTCAGTCCGTTCTTCTACGCGCACTTCCAGTTCGGCAAACAAAGTTTTCAGTTGGGCTGCCATTTGATTGAACGATCTCGCTAATTCTTCAAGTTCGTATATACCTTCTACCTTAACGCTGCGATCGAGTTCTCCCCTCGCAATCGCAACGCTTGCCTGCTGCAATTTGAGAATGGGACGGGCAATCCAACGTGAAGTATAAATTCCTAAAATTGTGGCGATTGCTAGGGCTGCAAAACAGAGTAAAATAGTCGTGCGAGTATTGGCATTAATTTGTGCCATAAAATCAGATTCTGGAATAATAACTAAGACCAACCAATCTAATCCGTGTCGATCTTTCCAAGGATTGACCGAAGTGTAGTAGCGAGCATTTCCCACCTGCATTTCAAAAGACTGTTGAGTTTTAATCGATTGCCAATTCCCAAACTTTTTTTTAAAAATAGCGGCAATCGAGCGAAGCAGGGGATCGCTGCTATCAGCCACATTCAAACGCTTTGCGGTATTATTTATTATCGTGAAAGGAGGTTCTAGACTGGAACTCGCCACAATATTGCAATCTCTTTCTAAAATCAGAATTTTTCCCGTCTGACTTGCTTTTAACTGCTGTAACAACTTACTGATATTAGAGAGCAAAAAATCGGAACCCATTACCGCAATTAATTGCTGACGTTCGTCATAGACGGGGAGCGATGCGCTAATAGAAATATATTCAGGCGAACCGTCCCAGTTGTAGATTTTACTCCAGGTGAATTTGCCTACTTTCACTGCTCTGATATACCAATCTTCGGACAGAGGTTGATACTTGCCCTTATAAATTAGTTGCTGTCGATTTCCTTCCTCATCTGTTGCATAACTGTAGTTTTGATAACTGGTTCGTGGAGATACCTCGTCAATTGTCGTTTTGCCTCCATCTACCCAGCGTCCCGCTCCTGTATATTCTCCTGTCGGTAAGGCATAAAAAATATAGCTAAAGTTTTTGTATGTCTGCATTTGTTTCCATAAATAACGTCCTGTTACTTCCGAATCGCGCAGGTTAAGAATCCGATTTTTGACTGCATCGGCATTAATTTGATTAAGCTGTTGGGGAACTGCTAAGTAGGAATCTAAATGCTGCTGGATTCTAGCGTCAATCTCGCTTATTACCTGATTTGCGAGCCGATCGATCGCCTCTTGTCCATTGCGGAAGGAGAGATAGCTTACTAGCCCAACTGCGGCAAAAGTTTGCAGAAAAAATGGTACAATTAGTACGATTTGAAGGGGAAAGCTGATTTTTTTTGATAAAGGCATTGCAAATTATTTTTAGCGAGTTTAAAAAATATAAAAATATTATTTTTAATGTTTTTTTGTCGAAAAAAAGGGGGCTAAAATGCGCGATCGTACTGATTCTGGAATTCCTGAACCCTTGTCAGTAATTACCAATCTTTCAGCCACGCTCTGGCTTTGATTGTTTACATAGATCCAAAATCGACAGTCTATAGATTATAGTCTATAAAAATACCAAGACGTTTATGAGAGATTGTCATTGCCCTCGAATCGAGCCGTCGTTAGATGACGAACTTTATTTTTTCATTGGCAATAGTATAATAAATTCCGTACCTTGACCCAAGGTGGAATTGACTTCAATCGAACCTTGATGTTTTTCTACAATAATTTGCCGTGCGATCGCCAATCCTAAACCCGTCCCTTTTCCTACTGCTTTGGTGGTAAATAAGTGGTCGAAAATATTCTGTTTTATCTCCTCATTCATCCCTATCCCATTATCAGCAATGACAATTTCAACTTGACAATTCTGGATAAAAGTGGTAACTGTAATTCGGTAACAATTGGCTTTATTCTTCTTGTAACTGCATCCGTTTTTTGATTCTTCTAAGGCATCAATTGCATTCGCAAGAATATTCATAAATACCTGGTTAAGCTGTCCGGGAAAACATTCAATCTTAGGTACATTTCCATAGTTGGTAACGACTTCAATAGCGGGACGAGTTTCGTTCGCTTTGAGACGATGTTTGAGAATTAACAGAGTGCTATCAATGCCTTCGTGGATATTAAAAGGTACTTTGTAATCTCGATCGGCTCTTGAGAATGTTCGGAGTGAAGTGCTGATACTGCGGAGGCGATCGCAGCCCAACTGCAAAGAGGTAAACATCTTAGGTAAATCCTCCAGCAGATAATCCAGATCCACCGCCTCAGCGTGCGCCACAATTGCTTCACCTGGATCGGGAAGAGCTTGACGATACAGCCTCAGATGATGAGCCAAATCCTCAAATTCCTGTTTAGCTTCGTTGAGATTACCTGCAATAAAACCCACTGGATTATTGATTTCATGAGCTATCCCCGCTACAAGATTCCCCAGAGCCGACATTTTTTCGTTTTGAACCAACTGCAACTGCATCTGTTGTAGTTGGTTCAAAGCTTGCTGCAACTCTTCAGTCCGCTGTTCGACCCGCCGTTCTAACGCTTCATTGAGATTCGCAAGCTGTTGTTGAGATTGTTTGACTTCCTCAAACAGTTGTTGCAACAGCGTTTCCCGGCGTTGATTGGTTTCATCCAATTCCAGCAAATGAGCCGATGCCCGTTTTAGTTTCTGCCACAAAACCCGATTTTCCTTCTCCAATGCCTGGATTTTAGAGCGATCGCTAGTTGCTTCTATTTCCATTACTTTGTTCCTAAAAGGAGTGTCACAAACGTTTGATTATGAAACTGGCTTTCTCCAGGAATTTCAAACGGAGAAATTTCTCCATAAGTGTAGAAACCGCAGCTTGGGATCGGCATTGCCAGGAGATCGCGGATGATGGCATATTCCCGATCTGTTTTAGGTCCTAAAAGTCGTCGCCGCACGGTACAAGAGAACAGCAGTGCGGCAGCCGGAGTGTTGCCCGGATAAGCAGCTAAGGCTTGCTGGCTGGAAAGTTTTGCCGCAGTCAGAATATCATTGCGATTGGTTTGGGCAATCTGAACGATCGCCCCTTCTGGAATATCCCCATAGAACACCAGTTTGCCAGAGGCTAAATCTGATTCCTTGCTGGGCAGTCGCAGGCTGAAATGCTGCTGGTTCGGCTCAAAAACGGCCAGTCCAATATCAAGGTCTACCAGCAAATTTCCCAAATAGTGTCGATAAAAGTCATAGGCAGATTGACCGTCGATTTCATAAACTGTATTCTTATCGACTTTAGTAACTCTGCCCTTTTTACCAACAGCACACGAACCGCTGGAAACGCCGCAGGAAACCAGCAAATCTCCTGCAAACAGCAGCACAGGTGCGGCATTGCTCAACACTTCTGTTTGAAAAAACTGAAACGTTTGTTGGAAGCGATACTGATCTGCGGTCAAGCCACCGACGATCGGCACCTGCAATCCGAGCGCTTGTTTTAAGCCCTGTAACACCCCCTCGGCTCGGGTTGTTAGACTTTCAGACAGGGCAATGCACAGTTTGGGTGGCTCGGTCAGATCCGTCGTTGCTTGGGCAATCGCTTGCTGGGCTGCGGCTACCGGATCTTGCGACACACCGCGCCCCACGCCTGCCCTAATTTCGATCGTGTCGGAACTAAACAGCATCAGCGTCAGAGAATCTTCTTGAAATCCCAATACTGAGGAAAGTTCTCCATCGGTAGTGCCGCCAATCAATTCAATTCCAGCAAAGCACTGCTGGATTTGTTGCAGGATTGGGGCATGGTCAAAATGAATTGCTGCAAACAAGATCCCTGCCTTGGGGACTGTACCTGCTAGGGCATCAAGACATTGCTCTAGAACTTCGGCGATCGCAGATTGTGAATCTGGATCGCAGCTATGACCGACGACAACATTCAACATAAATTACTTCTCCTTTCTTTTAATTGCTTACGGTTAATCATCCCTGAATTGGTAGCAACAGTTTAAAAACCGTTTCTTCACCTGGTTGAGAGGAAAAGGTAATGCTTCCCCCATGTTTTTCGACGACAATTTGACGCGCGATCGCCAATCCCAAGCCTGTTCCTTTCCCGACAGCTTTTGTGGTAAATAAATGCTCGAAAACTTTCTGTTGAATCTCCTCACTCATCCCTATCCCGTTATCAGCAATAGTAATTTCTACTTGGCGATCGTCCCCTGAAGTTTGAATGATAATTTGGTTAGGATTGGCTTTGATATCGGCAAAACTTCGTCCGATATTAGATTCATCTAAAGCATCGATCGCATTGGCAAGAATATTCATGAAGACCTGATTGAGTTGTCCGGGAAAGCATTCAATGGGAGGTAGATGATCGTATTGAGTAACGACCTCGATATCTGGACGATTTTCATTAGCTTTGAGACGATGTTTGAGAATTAAGAGAGTGCTGTCAATTCCTTCGTGAATATTGAAGGTGACTTTGTAATCTTTATCGGCGCGGGAAAAAGTCCTTAAACTGGTACTGATATTTTGGATGCGAGCGCATCCCAATTCGATTGAATTGAGCATTTTTGGAAAATCTGACAGCAAATAGTTAATGTCCAATTCTTCTGCTTTTTCTTCAATTTCATAGCCGGGATGGGGGAATTTTTCGTGATAGAGTTGCAGATATTCTGTAAGGTCAGCAAAAGAGGCGATCGCTTCGTTGATATTGCCGGAAATAAAGCCAACAGGATTGTTGATTTCGTGAGCGACACCAGCGACTAGATTTCCTAATGCTGACATTTTTTCGCTCTGGACTATTTGTAATTGCGCTTGTTGTAAGTCCAGTAAAGCTGTTTCTAATTCTTGAGACTTTTGTTTTACAGCGATTTCTGCTTGTTTGCGGTTGGTAATATCTAATAACAAACCATCCCAGATAATAGTTCCATCAGTTTCTTTAATTGGATTGGATGAGGCTTGAACCCATTTTAATTTACCGGAACGAGTAATAACCCGTCCTTGATATTGCCAAGATTCTAATGTTTGAGCGGACATTGCCACAGATTCTTGAAAATAGGCAACATCTTCTGGGTGGGTTAAGGATAGTAATCTATCTGCATCGGCTTCCACTTCCTCTGGAAAAATCTCGTAAATTCCATAGCAGCCCGGACTAACATAGTTAAATTTAGGAATGCCCTCTGGAGAGAGTTGAAATTGATAGATCATCCCCGGTGCGTTCTCAGCAAGGCGTAAAAAGCGCGCTTCGCTTGCTTGTAAATTACTGTAGAGTTGTGCATTTTCTAGAGAAATTGCCGATTGGGTACAAAGTAAGTCAATACTTTGCAAGCGATCGCTGGTAAATACCCCGCCAGTATATTGATTTTCGAGGTAAATAATCCCAACCAATTTCCCTTGATTCATGATTGGCGTGCAACAAACACTTTGGGGTTGATGGGTTAGCATATAGTGACCAATTATTCCAGAAACTTCTGTTTTTAAGCGATCGATGACAACGGTTTTTTGAGTATTTTTGACGTAATAAATTAGAGGTTTTGGCAGGTCTGTGTAAGTCTCTAGAAGATGAGAATTAAGAACAGTTTTTATGTCATTTTCTGAGTTCTCTTGACGATCGACCGAAGTTATTGCCCTGACTTGCAAATTTCCGGCTTGGAGGAGAATCAGTGCTGATTTTTTTGCTCCCGAATTTTCTAAGAGAATGCGGGTGAGATTCGCCATCAATTCATCGAGTTCGATGCTGCTGGAAATGGCTTGAGCGGCTTTGAGTACAGAGGCGAAATCGAGCGCATCGGAAATGCTGCTACTGCTATGAGAACTGCCAGTAGACGTTGAAGTGACGGTAGTCGCGGCGATCGTTTCTCTGGGATTGAGGCTGAGTCGTCGCTGTTGCAGGATCGGTTGCAGCAGTTGGGGATAGCATTTTTCGAGGCGATCGGTTTTGGCTTTGGCTCCCCAGCGGGCGTAGCAGTAGTAGGCTTCTTGCATATAACCTGCTGCAACTTTTTCTTTGCCCCAATCGAGGTAAAACTTAGCAGCGAGTTCGTTGGCTAATGCTTCTTCTTGGATGTATTCGTTTTCTTTAGCGAGTTGGATGGCGCGATCGTACCAATCCCCAGCTTTGTAATACTTTCCTAAAACTCGGTATTTCTCGGCTTCGACTAAATCGTATTTATGTTGGTGATTCATGGGAGCGTGGTTTGCCCATTGCTGTAAAAGAGTTTGGTTTTGTTCCACCCGCTCTAATGTAGTTGATATCTCGTCTGCGCTTTGAGTCAATTTTGCTATGGAAACCAAAGAATCATACAAATAAAATGCAGGTTCGCCAACTGTACTTGCACCTCCCATAAAATAATTTCTGCACTCAACTGCATGGTTGTTTGCTTCTTCAATTTCCCCAAATAACAAGCAAAGAATTAACTTATATATATAAATCATATAGAGTCCATGCCAATCATTTGCAGCGCGCAGCAGTGGCAGAAACTCTGTTTCTTGTAGAGCCGATCCAGACAAAATAGTGGGACGCTCCGCAAAGCCCAATAAATTTAAAATCATTTGCCAGTAGATCAGACAGTAATTAGCCGACCCTAATTGCTTTAGTTGCACTAAAGCATGGTAGTAAGTGCGTGTATTTTGCTCTAAGTCGGAAAGGGGTAAACCGCAATAAAAAGAATTTCGACAGAAACTTTGACCGCAATATCCGACATATTCTAGGTTGCCGATTTCTAGCCCAAGCGTGTATCCCTTCTCTAAGAAAGGTAATGTTTCTTTGATGTGATA from the Oscillatoria sp. FACHB-1406 genome contains:
- a CDS encoding ATP-binding protein: MSSQEGRGFSPNILMKTPPIPENELERLQALNRYRVLDTEFEEAFDDLTQLAAYICGTPIALVSLVDRHRQWFKSNLGLEAAETPRDIAFCAHAIAQPDELFVVPNALEDERFADNPLVTADPNIRFYAGTPLVTPEGYAIGTLCAIDRCPRQLSPEQLDALRVLGRQAIAQLELRLKLRDLQETQAQLIKSEKMSALGQFVAGFACEINNPVNFIHANLQHLDRYTRELLCLINQYQLYYPNPPLALQERLEEIDLDFLTRDLEKLIKSARKGSTRIKDIVLSLRNISHYDEAGLKPVDIHEGIESALTILQHRLQATAERPAIAIARDYESLPLVQCYPILLNQALLNILSNAIDAIEADPSSRNTIKIRTEMIGDRGIAIRIADSGIGIPEAVQPKIFDPFFTTKPTGQGQGIGLSVCHQIITERHGGKLYCHSNPGKGTEFAIELPFDIDREG
- a CDS encoding diguanylate cyclase gives rise to the protein MPLSKKISFPLQIVLIVPFFLQTFAAVGLVSYLSFRNGQEAIDRLANQVISEIDARIQQHLDSYLAVPQQLNQINADAVKNRILNLRDSEVTGRYLWKQMQTYKNFSYIFYALPTGEYTGAGRWVDGGKTTIDEVSPRTSYQNYSYATDEEGNRQQLIYKGKYQPLSEDWYIRAVKVGKFTWSKIYNWDGSPEYISISASLPVYDERQQLIAVMGSDFLLSNISKLLQQLKASQTGKILILERDCNIVASSSLEPPFTIINNTAKRLNVADSSDPLLRSIAAIFKKKFGNWQSIKTQQSFEMQVGNARYYTSVNPWKDRHGLDWLVLVIIPESDFMAQINANTRTTILLCFAALAIATILGIYTSRWIARPILKLQQASVAIARGELDRSVKVEGIYELEELARSFNQMAAQLKTLFAELEVRVEERTEALQKANQKLLKLAILDELTQIPNRRYFDELIKKEWNRHIKSQKFIAAIMIDIDYFKSYNDNYGHQGGDECLFRVAQAIEKVPKQADALVARYGGEEFVVILPNTSLAGAFLLSELLRTAVLSLKIPHPQSEVSPYVTLSLGIAAIIPTPENQPENLVCRADAALYQAKKLGRNQSHVESG
- a CDS encoding FIST N-terminal domain-containing protein → MLNVVVGHSCDPDSQSAIAEVLEQCLDALAGTVPKAGILFAAIHFDHAPILQQIQQCFAGIELIGGTTDGELSSVLGFQEDSLTLMLFSSDTIEIRAGVGRGVSQDPVAAAQQAIAQATTDLTEPPKLCIALSESLTTRAEGVLQGLKQALGLQVPIVGGLTADQYRFQQTFQFFQTEVLSNAAPVLLFAGDLLVSCGVSSGSCAVGKKGRVTKVDKNTVYEIDGQSAYDFYRHYLGNLLVDLDIGLAVFEPNQQHFSLRLPSKESDLASGKLVFYGDIPEGAIVQIAQTNRNDILTAAKLSSQQALAAYPGNTPAAALLFSCTVRRRLLGPKTDREYAIIRDLLAMPIPSCGFYTYGEISPFEIPGESQFHNQTFVTLLLGTK